The nucleotide sequence TGTAGCATTTTATTAATCTCTCCGCCCAACAGAAGTAAGCCCAGGGTGAAGAGGTGTTAAAATGGCACATGTTGCGTTCACTATCAAAAATAGGAATTTGCTTCTTTCAGTGACAAAGAGGACATTTTGCAGAATGTCTCAAAGACCAAATCATGTAATTATCCAATATGTTTTGCAAGGTACCTGTATTTCATAGTCATGGTTGCAACAGCGATCACCTTTCCAAAAACCAAACAACACTAGACCCCACAGCCAGATGAGCACTAAAAACTGAGCAGAAACAACCTCTTACACAGACTACACAGAGAAAAAGGCAAATTTAGATTCACAAGTACAGGAGATAACATCGGCTGCATCTGACATTTGCTTTCCATGATGAGTACTCTGGTTTTATTCTCTTCTCTGGAGGGTACGTACTTATATTACTTCaatagaataaaaaaatatactTCACACATGTATAACATGACAGAAACGTAATACACAGAACTACTTTCCATTACTCTCCTGATTACATGTGATTACCATCTAATAAccgaaaataaaaggaaataaaacacattttaatgtctACTAACACTCAAAAATAGGAAGAACAAAGTGACTCTCCACCTCCAGATAAGGCCTCTGAAACAACGAGTacgttttttttctctctccgcgcttcctttctttctctctttgctGTTTCAGTGACACATGTGGTACTACAACTTTTAAAACACTCAAAAAGACAAGTAGGGCTTGCACAATCTTGAAGTGTGTTCTTTAAAATGCATCACGAGACCAAGACGCCGTCAGTCGAGGTTTTTCTTTCACTAAGGTGCAAAATCAAATAAGGGGAaaacgaaaaagaaaaaaaaacaaaccagcgtccatttttttttttttgtttgtttttttttttttttttgagcggAAAAATATTTCTGAGTAAAGCTGCAGTAGAACTATATGATAGTAAAAATAGTTTGACTTAGTTTGGTTGGTTGTTTTCTTTATACGGAgcgccacccacccacccctccgCTCCCAAACATACAGGTCCTTGTTTTTACTGTACAAAAATATACGAACATTTCTCCAGTCATTTTTGCATCCTTTAACATTCTGCACATCAAAAAGGTTGGAAAGTGCTAAACAAAGCTCTAGACTAGGAATTTGACTCTTCTTTTCATATTCTCTTTTGCTACGCCCCCTTTTTAGCTCCAGCGGGGGATTACGTCCCTTCGTGTGGCCCTGGCGCCCTCCCAACTGAGTACCGCGGTGGCACTAAATACATACAGAATACActtctggacacacacacacaaacccccaCTGTGCAAACTGGCCCATCCGATCCCAGGATCAAACAATACATAGGCCAAGGAGATACCTACATACCGTCTTCAGAACACAGCTATCAAAACCAGTTACATACTGGACACGTCAATGGAAATATAAATTATGACTATTtctatacacatatatatatttatatactgtAATCAACACGTAGATGAGTAGAAGCGCCGCTTCAGCCCAGCCCTCTCCCCAGAATAAGCCATAACTCTGCTCTTTTCAAGTTCCTTTTGCACAGGAAGCTGATACAGTGGAACCAAAAGGTCAGCAGAACGACAGATACCACAGAGCCGGGACGAAGTGACGAAGGCAGAAGAGTCAGGAAGCTATCACGGGTGCTAGAGCAAGTGTTACACATCCTCCATCAATAATTAACattcagctccactcagccccccacccccaatgcACCACAACATGTTCTTTGTGTCcacttgaggaaaaaaaacaaaacaaagaaaactccAAAACGCACAAAGCGGAAAATAAAGCTATAACCCTGCAGCTGAGTGGCACGAACTGCTCATTTAATGACAAAATACTGGATGACAAAAGCGATGAGAATAGCGATGACGGCAAAAAccatcaggaggaggaacgcgCACTGCTCGTCGGTCAGGCTTCGCCTGGACCGGATGGACTCTGTGGGGGCCCTGGCCCCCACGCTGGCTGCACCGCTGCTGGCCACCGCATCGCTGCGCTGCTGGGAGAGGGTCACCGTGGGGCTGTAGGGGCCACTCAGCTCAGGAGCATCCTGGCACTGTCTGACAGCGCACACGCGGAAACGGTGGTCGCTGTTGGGCTGCAGGCTCTGGATGTGGAAGGATGTGGAGGGGCCTTTGTAGAGCTGGGaacaggagggaagaggagaggatgaagagcgTGGTTCAAAATTTAAATCATTCAAGACTCTAAAGCCCCGCCGAGCAGCACAGAGCTGTTCTCGGAGCCGTTCTTTGGCTTCGACCCAATACAAACAAAAACTACAGACCTGCAGTTATTCAGCTGTCAAGCTCAACTAAACCTGGTTATTGTAAGACTGAAGCTCCTAACCATTAAACATGGGCTACAGATCCAAGAAGAGTCTTGATAACAGGGCTGGGAACAAACATGCGCAGGATAATAGCCATATATTTCAACGCCTTGATTGAATCATCATGTATAATGTGGTAAGATTCAGACGGGCATCGGGGCCATTAGTCCATGTAAATATGGCTGAAAGACataaagaggaaggaaaatgtgctGGTGGGCACTGGACACTTAAGATGTCTCATAAATCAATGACCTTTGCATAATGGGCAATTTAAAGCCAGTAGTGATGAATAACGAATGCTACAAAGCAGACAGGCTGCCTTGATGAAGAGCAGGTAAAGGCACCACATCTTCAATCATACGGATCAGCGCCACAGATAATGTCACTAATCCCGTATTTTAGCCTTCAGTTTCTCAGAATTTCGCTGCTCCCATTAATACCTGTTTAAATTCCGAATTTCCCAACATGCACTGCAAAATATAGATGACTGGGTCTCCCTTCATCGGTGCCAGGGCCTCCCAGGTGACTTCGCAGGAGTTGTCGTCGTGGTGACGCTCCACTTTAGGGGCTGTAAGAAGAAATGGAGTTATAACAACTTTGAGACCAAATAAGCCAGTTTCTGTTTGGCGACGGTTGTGCTGCTGATTTTCTTCAGATGCCTTTAAATGAGGATCTGATCCAAACATGTAAAAATAGATTCGACAATCCAATAAATTTTGCCAGGAACCCAGCTCGACTCTCACTGTCAAGTGATGGTGGCAGACGGAAACTGAGAAAGCTGAAAAGGGCTGGTCACCGTACCTTTGACAGGGGCAGGGGGAGAGCGTGGGGTGGTGAATGTGTAAACAGTGGAGAAGGGCCCTTCGCCCGCCTCATTAAAGGCCTGGATGCGGAACGTGTAAGAGGTAGACTCATTAAGCCTCtggactttgtgtgtgtggcatgGTCCTTTATACAAGGATATAAATCTGCAACCACAGGAGCATGAAAAAGAGAGATTAGAATGAGGATGCAAAAAGGAAATGAGAACTGTGGCTCATCTGTCAGAAAATAGAAACTTCCAAGTAACGTCAAGCAGATCGCCGGTTATATGCAATTCTTATCAGCTTAtcgtttgtcaggtcacttccCCTCGCCTGAGTAACAAGCCACTAACCTGCCGTTCTTGTCTTCCATCTGCAGCTGATACTGGAGGGCATCTGAGGTGGAGGCTTTGGCTGGGCCATCGCCCCATTTCAGCCTGAGCGTCTGATGGCTAAAGGCGGTGCACTCCAGACGGGGAGGCTGCGGGGGCAGGGGCTTTGTCTTAAGCTTAAAGGTGTGACTAAAGGGGCCAGCTCCCAGGCTGTTGAGCGCTTGGATTCGGATCCTAAGGGGGGTTTTgaagagagagagtcagagggCTGTATGAGCTGGCAGACAGGTGGCACAGACAGGAACATTTCTACTCAAGAGTCCCGGCTGATAACAGCTTTTTACGCTGAACTTTGTGGATAAATCCCTTTGCCCTCCATTCATATATGTCAATATTCCCTTCAAAAATTGGCTGTACTTTCTGAAATCCTCCCCAAACTCAAGGAGCTAAGCCAAATACAGCATTTTGCTGAATATTTAAGGCTCTTCCACTTTTTAAAACTGCCAACATCCAAATTCGCTCGGTGTTATTTACAGTGTGGAGCACCAACCTGTAGCTGGTGTCGGGCTGTAGGTGCTGGATGACGTGTCTGGTGACAGGACCGATGACAATGGGCTGGCGCTCTCCCAGGTCGATCAAATAGGAAGTGATGTCTGAGCCGTGGTCACAGGGGGGATCCCAGCAGATACGTAGACAGGTGGACGGAGAGTAGAATGGCCTCTGCTGGGAGTCActgtcctcatcctcttcatcctcatctgtgTCCAGTGACGTCCCGTACCTTTGCAAAGCGTAAATGTTGCTGACGGCCGCAGGTACGGAGCAGGGCGTCTGGCACAGCACGACGTCACTGAACGGCCCCACACCAGCAACATTTACTGCCTGTACAGGGGCCAGGCACAAGAGTCAGCAAAATGAGTCAAAAGAGGATAAGCAGTAGCCATGTTTCACCACAAGGTGGCGTTCTAAGGTTACTTTATTTCATAAACGTATTTTAACTTGATGAAATAATGAGAATAATTAAGTATATAAACCAGCATCTGCGTCAGTTGGGTTTTTATGAATGGTCTAAATCTGTTACAGAGAGTGTGGTCACAGCTGAATGACACAGCTCACTATCAGATGTGTTTAAAGTGACACTTCCTGGCTTTAGTGTCATaccttttctatttttacattGTAAAAATAGATTACTACAATCCCAATGTggctacacagacaaaaacaccagcagagaagAGCACTATTTGAATGTTCTTCAATCAAACGTTGCCCAATCTCAATATTCTAAATTTGTCTTCTGCCGAGTTTATTTTTAGACTTCCCAAATTGAAATGCAAACGCAACCTGCGAGTGATGATACTAAACAAGGGACCTTCCGTGACAAAGGATGGAATGCCCCGGTAATGAGCTCACATTGTCATGCTGCTCATTACAAATCTGGACAAAGGTGACAAACTGTTATAGCTGGACTGAAAACATGAATGGAATTTACAAGCTGCAGGCACTGAGGCAACAGCTTTTTAGGTGGCCTAAAGAGTGAGGAAtcagaaatcatttaaaaaaaaaatgatttgaaatcACCTGTGTCCTGCAGAAATAGCTGGTTGCAGGCAGCAGACCCTTCATTTCGTGGCTGAGGGCTGGGCCGGTGTAACACACCTGCATACAgccttcagcagctccccacTCCAGACGATACTCTGTCACTGGAGCACCGTTGCATGGGGGAGTCTAGAAGCAAAGCACATAGAATGGCTTCAAACTGAGACTCGGCTATTCAGTACAGTACAAAACAGAACAGTGTTAATGTTGTAATAGTTGTTAACGTAGTTAACTTTATCTTCAGGGTGGTGTTAATTATATTAGATTTTAAGAACATCAAGAAGAGAAACTTGACAGGGCCTTACTTCCCAGCTAATGACAACACATGTGGGGGATTTGCACATAATGGAAGGTGCCTTGCACTGCTCAGGGGCCCCGGGTCCGGTTGTGACCTCACATCGCTCTGAAAGTGGTCCAAACTATGTGTATAGAAGGGGAAAAACAATATGTAACAATTTATAAAGATATTACGTACAACAAATATGTTGAAAGTTTAAAATCAtgtgaaagaacaaaacaaTGTGTTCTTTATGAGGATTAATCCGATTTTAAACTTCTCTCACCCCGGCCTTGTTGGCCGCCTTGATCCGGAAGCTGTAGGTTTTGCCAGGCATTAAACCGCCCACAGAGCAGTCCAGTTCTGGGCCCTGGTAAacttctctgctctcctccgaATGCTGCCCACTCATTTCTACACTGTAACAGGACACCGGGCTTCCTCCGTCCACTTGAGGGGGACCTGAGACACGAAGAAATAAATACTCTTTAAAAGAGAAGCGTGGCTGTATACACAAGGTTAAATCTATAAAAGGTATAAGAATTGTATAAAACTTCAAAGTTGGCTGCTTTGGGGGAGTTCTCAGGAAGAATAATTGCATCAGAAATGCCACAACACATCCCACACAAATGTGGCTTAGTGTATGACTCACCCCAGcgcagctgcagctccctggCTTTGGGCTTGCCCACTAGCCGAGGGGCCGGGCAGGTCCCCGGGGGGACTGCAGGAGTCTGGACCTGCAGGGTCTCCGACAGCTTACAAGGAAAGACAACAAAGCAATTAACAATCCCCCTAATAAAtgtgcctctccctctctttccaacagcaacaacattaTTTTCCACCATCTCAGACTGGTTCTTGAGGTGAACAATGCTAAATTCACCATCTGCATCCCAAGAATGTTTTCATTCACAGATTTTTGGATTAAGTATGGCTCAAAATAGCATGAGTGTTCTGCCATATTCCGCTGGAGCAAAAGGGTTTTCTTCCCAAGTTGCACCATGAATGGATGCATGGACCGAAAAAATTGAAACAGAAAAGTGAATTGAAACAGACTAAGAAAAACCTCTTCTGACAAAAGTATTAAGTATTATTAGTATCGAGTATTTGATGCCGAGTATTTGATGCCGAGTATTTGATGCCGAGTCTAATCCACGAACACAAACTGAAGGGCAAATTATCGTTTATCCATAACTAGAATGAAAAAGAAGTATTGTTAATTTTAGTGATGTGGGTTGCACATGTTGTTTCCTACTTTACACTGAGGGAAATTACAGGTAAAACATATATGAAGAGGCTTTTGTGTGAATTGATTCTGCACATTTTCCTGCAAAGTCATgaatggcaaaaaaaagcaaagaaccTGGAGGCTGTGCAATGACTCACCGGGCTTTGTCCCCCTTCACTCATGCAGTAGACTCGTGTCTGGTAGGAGCAGCCAGGCTTCAAACCTTCACACACGTGCTCCTTTGCCGGCCCTGAGTAAACAAGCTCCCACGAAAGGCctagaaaatagaaaaagaaatgcaaagtaAGCAGTTATTTTCTTTGTGACTTTTAAATGGACTGACAGAACCTTTGGGAACAGCAGCGTTTTCTACATACCACTTAAGCCCTCAGAAAGCTCCACAACATATTTTGTGATTTCTGCTCCACCATCATCTTTTGGGGGTTCTgatgaggaaaacaaaacaatcacTTTTTTATTACGTAGTTTCTTATGCTACTTTTTGTCCAGTAAGTGTGAAATAAACTCACAACACACTATAAGCATCTGAAAAGATAGAAGAACATGCCTTCattttttagctttaaaaatgtattccgattatttttttaaaggaagatCGGACTGCAGCCAATCTGTCTCAACTGTGATTAAACTAGCTCAATAAAAAGGCTGATTATGAGCCATTCTTGGTTCTAAATTATGTCCAatcaagaaaagaaaggagatgACAGGAGATGCTCACCCCAGGCCATCTTGAAACTGGTGGGTAGGACTCTTCCTCTGATGACAGGCTTACAGGGGCTGCTGGGCCTGTCTGGGTTTGTGATAAGCTCCACCACCTGACTGGGGTTGCTCTTGCCTTCTGAGTTGTATGCTGCCACCTGAAGACaataaacagacagaaaaaaaaaaggtatttgcATCACTCAGAGCCAAGCATAAGCTCCTGTTTGCAGGAGGAGCAAAGTTACCCTGGATTCTAAGAATAAACCCGGACGGCAGGCAAGGACTAACGGAGGAAATGGAGAGCATCTAATGACCTGTTCAAAGGTTTAGAGGCTTGTCATCGAGAGGCATAAAGAATTACAACCTTTGGGATCGAACAGAATAAGCTTTAGGTGACAGTTATGAAGTGAAGGACATTTATGATGAAACAGGAACCCGAAGGGCCTCAGTCCACAGTTATTCCTGCTAATCTAAATTACGCTGATGCTACAGAGATGTGGGTTTTCtcagcagggggagacaaacCCTCACCAATCTCAAAGAGTAACTGATCACCTTAAACTTTTCAAACCACCTTAGCGTGAACGAAAGGGAGTAATGGGAGTGTGGCCACAGCACAGTTGCCAAAAGGCCAATGTGACTCAAACACTTTACTTAACAAGCTTCTGACTGGGTCGCTGCATGAGATGATCATTGGCATCCTCCTGTTTATGCTGTTATGTTCCCCCACCCCCATGCTGACCGAATCCTGCAAACAGATGAGTCATAGGGCCACAGTGGGCCTCGGCACCCACCCTGTCCGAATCCTGTCCCCATTCACTTTATTCACCCTCAtatctgcagcagcctgaataAAACCAGTGGACTGCTAGCATCACCGGCTCCCTTACCCTGAACTTGTACTTTGTACTCCTGTGGAGATTCCTGATGGTGCAAGTGAGCTCATCACCGTCATAACTGGGCTGGAAGCCGTATCCCTGcgacaacaataacaacatatTACCACagggaaagaaaacaaccaGGTGAGTGATGACGTGCTTGACGACAACCGTAGCCCAGAAACCAAAGCTGTCGGACATAAACAGCTTTGGGCAACTGGTGGTTTTATGTCTGCAGGTAATGTGTCTATAACACAGGGAGAGGTAGCTACTAAGGATTTCTCTTTAACCTGCAACGATTTTGT is from Takifugu rubripes chromosome 11, fTakRub1.2, whole genome shotgun sequence and encodes:
- the fndc3a gene encoding fibronectin type-III domain-containing protein 3A isoform X1, with amino-acid sequence MRYNLEELFRGVNEGAMADHTPPLESGQLLSPELPVLASPPPPAMVNGEGPQQVILVQVNPGEAFTIRREDGQFQCITGPAQVPMMSPNGSVPPIYVPPGYVSQIIEENGVRRVLVLPQQPEFHPAGHSPLHHPQPPPHAHLPAFIPHPAMMAPPPHLYTGIAGGVGDMSSQYISQYHPAHIYSEQVSAESHPQHGRPPFVHRDDRTNKAYERLQKKLKDRQGGGGGGQVKDSPPSSPQKSCCSPSAADIHNGDGVKALEAEQGHLSHAAVGCTKQAGRGRNGEVGELDEEARALQAMLSSIGKPLVSDIQARGAAVSWSAPARPESENGSDEDKGSPQESFSYEVFISFSGKEGQYKSMYCGEELSSALEDLRPATDYHVRVQAICNCLQGNPSEPVSFTTLSCEPDPPNPPRKASGTKNSLVLQWKAPCDNGSKIQNYILQWDEGKGTGMYEQCYYGPQKQYRVTKLSPASRYAFRLAAKNDMGVSEFSEVVDLFTSCSVPLPPFPPELEKAGVTWLCLKWQRPTSSPKEDDIYYILEMEEEGLGYGFQPSYDGDELTCTIRNLHRSTKYKFRVAAYNSEGKSNPSQVVELITNPDRPSSPCKPVIRGRVLPTSFKMAWEPPKDDGGAEITKYVVELSEGLSGLSWELVYSGPAKEHVCEGLKPGCSYQTRVYCMSEGGQSPLSETLQVQTPAVPPGTCPAPRLVGKPKARELQLRWGPPQVDGGSPVSCYSVEMSGQHSEESREVYQGPELDCSVGGLMPGKTYSFRIKAANKAGFGPLSERCEVTTGPGAPEQCKAPSIMCKSPTCVVISWETPPCNGAPVTEYRLEWGAAEGCMQVCYTGPALSHEMKGLLPATSYFCRTQAVNVAGVGPFSDVVLCQTPCSVPAAVSNIYALQRYGTSLDTDEDEEDEDSDSQQRPFYSPSTCLRICWDPPCDHGSDITSYLIDLGERQPIVIGPVTRHVIQHLQPDTSYRIRIQALNSLGAGPFSHTFKLKTKPLPPQPPRLECTAFSHQTLRLKWGDGPAKASTSDALQYQLQMEDKNGRFISLYKGPCHTHKVQRLNESTSYTFRIQAFNEAGEGPFSTVYTFTTPRSPPAPVKAPKVERHHDDNSCEVTWEALAPMKGDPVIYILQCMLGNSEFKQLYKGPSTSFHIQSLQPNSDHRFRVCAVRQCQDAPELSGPYSPTVTLSQQRSDAVASSGAASVGARAPTESIRSRRSLTDEQCAFLLLMVFAVIAILIAFVIQYFVIK
- the fndc3a gene encoding fibronectin type-III domain-containing protein 3A isoform X2, with the protein product MADHTPPLESGQLLSPELPVLASPPPPAMVNGEGPQQVILVQVNPGEAFTIRREDGQFQCITGPAQVPMMSPNGSVPPIYVPPGYVSQIIEENGVRRVLVLPQQPEFHPAGHSPLHHPQPPPHAHLPAFIPHPAMMAPPPHLYTGIAGGVGDMSSQYISQYHPAHIYSEQVSAESHPQHGRPPFVHRDDRTNKAYERLQKKLKDRQGGGGGGQVKDSPPSSPQKSCCSPSAADIHNGDGVKALEAEQGHLSHAAVGCTKQAGRGRNGEVGELDEEARALQAMLSSIGKPLVSDIQARGAAVSWSAPARPESENGSDEDKGSPQESFSYEVFISFSGKEGQYKSMYCGEELSSALEDLRPATDYHVRVQAICNCLQGNPSEPVSFTTLSCEPDPPNPPRKASGTKNSLVLQWKAPCDNGSKIQNYILQWDEGKGTGMYEQCYYGPQKQYRVTKLSPASRYAFRLAAKNDMGVSEFSEVVDLFTSCSVPLPPFPPELEKAGVTWLCLKWQRPTSSPKEDDIYYILEMEEEGLGYGFQPSYDGDELTCTIRNLHRSTKYKFRVAAYNSEGKSNPSQVVELITNPDRPSSPCKPVIRGRVLPTSFKMAWEPPKDDGGAEITKYVVELSEGLSGLSWELVYSGPAKEHVCEGLKPGCSYQTRVYCMSEGGQSPLSETLQVQTPAVPPGTCPAPRLVGKPKARELQLRWGPPQVDGGSPVSCYSVEMSGQHSEESREVYQGPELDCSVGGLMPGKTYSFRIKAANKAGFGPLSERCEVTTGPGAPEQCKAPSIMCKSPTCVVISWETPPCNGAPVTEYRLEWGAAEGCMQVCYTGPALSHEMKGLLPATSYFCRTQAVNVAGVGPFSDVVLCQTPCSVPAAVSNIYALQRYGTSLDTDEDEEDEDSDSQQRPFYSPSTCLRICWDPPCDHGSDITSYLIDLGERQPIVIGPVTRHVIQHLQPDTSYRIRIQALNSLGAGPFSHTFKLKTKPLPPQPPRLECTAFSHQTLRLKWGDGPAKASTSDALQYQLQMEDKNGRFISLYKGPCHTHKVQRLNESTSYTFRIQAFNEAGEGPFSTVYTFTTPRSPPAPVKAPKVERHHDDNSCEVTWEALAPMKGDPVIYILQCMLGNSEFKQLYKGPSTSFHIQSLQPNSDHRFRVCAVRQCQDAPELSGPYSPTVTLSQQRSDAVASSGAASVGARAPTESIRSRRSLTDEQCAFLLLMVFAVIAILIAFVIQYFVIK
- the fndc3a gene encoding fibronectin type-III domain-containing protein 3A isoform X4 — protein: MRATVILVQVNPGEAFTIRREDGQFQCITGPAQVPMMSPNGSVPPIYVPPGYVSQIIEENGVRRVLVLPQQPEFHPAGHSPLHHPQPPPHAHLPAFIPHPAMMAPPPHLYTGIAGGVGDMSSQYISQYHPAHIYSEQVSAESHPQHGRPPFVHRDDRTNKAYERLQKKLKDRQGGGGGGQVKDSPPSSPQKSCCSPSAADIHNGDGVKALEAEQGHLSHAAVGCTKQAGRGRNGEVGELDEEARALQAMLSSIGKPLVSDIQARGAAVSWSAPARPESENGSDEDKGSPQESFSYEVFISFSGKEGQYKSMYCGEELSSALEDLRPATDYHVRVQAICNCLQGNPSEPVSFTTLSCEPDPPNPPRKASGTKNSLVLQWKAPCDNGSKIQNYILQWDEGKGTGMYEQCYYGPQKQYRVTKLSPASRYAFRLAAKNDMGVSEFSEVVDLFTSCSVPLPPFPPELEKAGVTWLCLKWQRPTSSPKEDDIYYILEMEEEGLGYGFQPSYDGDELTCTIRNLHRSTKYKFRVAAYNSEGKSNPSQVVELITNPDRPSSPCKPVIRGRVLPTSFKMAWEPPKDDGGAEITKYVVELSEGLSGLSWELVYSGPAKEHVCEGLKPGCSYQTRVYCMSEGGQSPLSETLQVQTPAVPPGTCPAPRLVGKPKARELQLRWGPPQVDGGSPVSCYSVEMSGQHSEESREVYQGPELDCSVGGLMPGKTYSFRIKAANKAGFGPLSERCEVTTGPGAPEQCKAPSIMCKSPTCVVISWETPPCNGAPVTEYRLEWGAAEGCMQVCYTGPALSHEMKGLLPATSYFCRTQAVNVAGVGPFSDVVLCQTPCSVPAAVSNIYALQRYGTSLDTDEDEEDEDSDSQQRPFYSPSTCLRICWDPPCDHGSDITSYLIDLGERQPIVIGPVTRHVIQHLQPDTSYRIRIQALNSLGAGPFSHTFKLKTKPLPPQPPRLECTAFSHQTLRLKWGDGPAKASTSDALQYQLQMEDKNGRFISLYKGPCHTHKVQRLNESTSYTFRIQAFNEAGEGPFSTVYTFTTPRSPPAPVKAPKVERHHDDNSCEVTWEALAPMKGDPVIYILQCMLGNSEFKQLYKGPSTSFHIQSLQPNSDHRFRVCAVRQCQDAPELSGPYSPTVTLSQQRSDAVASSGAASVGARAPTESIRSRRSLTDEQCAFLLLMVFAVIAILIAFVIQYFVIK
- the fndc3a gene encoding fibronectin type-III domain-containing protein 3A isoform X3, giving the protein MGAVSEMEVLMISVLEESRSALPGECRFYDSDLHKSEVILVQVNPGEAFTIRREDGQFQCITGPAQVPMMSPNGSVPPIYVPPGYVSQIIEENGVRRVLVLPQQPEFHPAGHSPLHHPQPPPHAHLPAFIPHPAMMAPPPHLYTGIAGGVGDMSSQYISQYHPAHIYSEQVSAESHPQHGRPPFVHRDDRTNKAYERLQKKLKDRQGGGGGGQVKDSPPSSPQKSCCSPSAADIHNGDGVKALEAEQGHLSHAAVGCTKQAGRGRNGEVGELDEEARALQAMLSSIGKPLVSDIQARGAAVSWSAPARPESENGSDEDKGSPQESFSYEVFISFSGKEGQYKSMYCGEELSSALEDLRPATDYHVRVQAICNCLQGNPSEPVSFTTLSCEPDPPNPPRKASGTKNSLVLQWKAPCDNGSKIQNYILQWDEGKGTGMYEQCYYGPQKQYRVTKLSPASRYAFRLAAKNDMGVSEFSEVVDLFTSCSVPLPPFPPELEKAGVTWLCLKWQRPTSSPKEDDIYYILEMEEEGLGYGFQPSYDGDELTCTIRNLHRSTKYKFRVAAYNSEGKSNPSQVVELITNPDRPSSPCKPVIRGRVLPTSFKMAWEPPKDDGGAEITKYVVELSEGLSGLSWELVYSGPAKEHVCEGLKPGCSYQTRVYCMSEGGQSPLSETLQVQTPAVPPGTCPAPRLVGKPKARELQLRWGPPQVDGGSPVSCYSVEMSGQHSEESREVYQGPELDCSVGGLMPGKTYSFRIKAANKAGFGPLSERCEVTTGPGAPEQCKAPSIMCKSPTCVVISWETPPCNGAPVTEYRLEWGAAEGCMQVCYTGPALSHEMKGLLPATSYFCRTQAVNVAGVGPFSDVVLCQTPCSVPAAVSNIYALQRYGTSLDTDEDEEDEDSDSQQRPFYSPSTCLRICWDPPCDHGSDITSYLIDLGERQPIVIGPVTRHVIQHLQPDTSYRIRIQALNSLGAGPFSHTFKLKTKPLPPQPPRLECTAFSHQTLRLKWGDGPAKASTSDALQYQLQMEDKNGRFISLYKGPCHTHKVQRLNESTSYTFRIQAFNEAGEGPFSTVYTFTTPRSPPAPVKAPKVERHHDDNSCEVTWEALAPMKGDPVIYILQCMLGNSEFKQLYKGPSTSFHIQSLQPNSDHRFRVCAVRQCQDAPELSGPYSPTVTLSQQRSDAVASSGAASVGARAPTESIRSRRSLTDEQCAFLLLMVFAVIAILIAFVIQYFVIK